A stretch of the Dyella telluris genome encodes the following:
- a CDS encoding histone deacetylase family protein: protein MLRLYTHTSCLQHDPGPDQPESPARLRAALQALDHDRFAALDRVEAPRATREQLLRVHTPEHVDRILGTMPQEGTVRLDEDTLMSPGSAEAALRAAGAVVAAVDAVMGAQGGKAFCAVRPPGHHATPDRAMGFCLFNNVAVGAAHAMAGHGLKRVAIADFDVHHGNGTQDIFAREPRVLFISSHQMPLYPDTGSADEHGVGNIVNAPLSPGDGSYEFRELWEGALIPRLHAFRPQLVLISAGFDAHRNDPLADLRLGSEDYAWITQRLVDVANAHAQGRVVSTLEGGYNLLALSTSVAAHVGELLEG from the coding sequence ATGCTGCGGCTCTATACCCATACCAGTTGCCTGCAGCACGATCCCGGCCCGGACCAGCCCGAATCCCCCGCCCGCCTGCGCGCTGCGCTGCAGGCGCTGGACCATGACCGCTTCGCCGCGCTCGATCGCGTGGAGGCACCGCGTGCCACGCGTGAGCAGTTGCTGCGCGTGCACACGCCGGAACACGTGGATCGCATCCTGGGCACCATGCCGCAGGAAGGCACCGTTCGCCTGGACGAAGACACCCTGATGTCGCCCGGCTCGGCCGAGGCGGCCCTGCGGGCTGCCGGCGCGGTGGTTGCCGCGGTGGATGCCGTCATGGGCGCGCAGGGCGGCAAGGCGTTCTGCGCGGTGCGCCCGCCAGGGCACCACGCCACCCCCGACCGCGCGATGGGCTTCTGCCTGTTCAACAACGTGGCCGTGGGTGCTGCCCATGCCATGGCCGGGCATGGCCTCAAGCGCGTGGCCATCGCCGATTTCGACGTGCACCACGGCAACGGCACGCAGGACATCTTTGCCCGCGAACCGCGCGTGCTGTTCATCTCCAGCCATCAGATGCCGCTGTACCCGGACACGGGCAGCGCGGACGAACACGGCGTGGGCAACATCGTCAACGCCCCCCTGTCGCCCGGCGATGGTTCCTACGAATTCAGGGAATTGTGGGAGGGCGCACTGATTCCCCGGCTGCATGCCTTCCGGCCGCAGCTGGTGTTGATCTCCGCCGGCTTCGACGCCCACCGCAACGATCCGCTGGCCGACCTGCGACTGGGCAGCGAAGACTACGCATGGATCACCCAGCGACTGGTGGACGTGGCCAACGCCCATGCCCAGGGGCGCGTGGTCTCCACCCTGGAAGGCGGCTACAACCTGCTGGCGCTTTCCACCAGCGTGGCTGCCCATGTGGGCGAACTGCTCGAAGGCTGA
- a CDS encoding cob(I)yrinic acid a,c-diamide adenosyltransferase, whose product MGNRLSKIYTRTGDDGSTGLGDGSRVAKDSLRVGAYGTVDELNSTIGMVLASDGVADDVREALTQVQHDLFDLGGELCIPGMAMVHDEDIERLEKVLDAFNDPLPPLKDFILPGGGMAASCCHLARTVCRRAEREVIGLGRVEDVRPQAQRYLNRLSDLLFVLCRVLARASGHGEVLWNHERRRKPQA is encoded by the coding sequence ATGGGCAATCGTCTTTCGAAGATCTACACCCGCACCGGCGACGACGGCAGCACGGGACTGGGCGACGGCTCGCGCGTCGCCAAGGATTCGCTGCGTGTAGGCGCCTACGGCACGGTGGACGAACTCAACAGCACCATCGGCATGGTGCTCGCCTCCGACGGCGTCGCCGATGACGTGCGCGAGGCGCTGACGCAGGTGCAGCACGACCTGTTCGATCTCGGTGGCGAGCTGTGCATTCCGGGCATGGCGATGGTCCATGACGAGGACATCGAGCGCCTTGAAAAGGTGCTCGATGCGTTCAACGACCCGCTTCCGCCGCTCAAGGATTTCATCCTTCCCGGCGGTGGCATGGCCGCGTCCTGCTGCCACCTGGCCCGCACCGTATGCCGCCGTGCCGAGCGCGAAGTGATCGGGCTGGGCCGCGTCGAGGACGTGCGGCCGCAGGCGCAGCGTTACCTCAACCGCCTGTCGGACCTGCTGTTCGTCCTCTGCCGCGTACTGGCCCGCGCCAGCGGCCACGGCGAAGTGCTCTGGAACCACGAGCGCCGCCGCAAGCCCCAGGCCTGA
- the ubiH gene encoding 2-octaprenyl-6-methoxyphenyl hydroxylase: MTNPPSQAAARQPVLIVGGGLVGASLAIALDAAGIDAVMVEAAAPRIGEQPSYDERNLALARATVNGLTAIGVWKHAHAQATPIRHIHVTRAGEFGSVQMDAQRHGVDAMGWTLPARELGAALLRRLDECTRLRRLAPARVESLEPTADGWRARVHTGDGVVEIDTPLLVGADGTASFVRERLGIEVERLDYRQTLFVCTVTPERDHAQRAYERFADNGPIALLPLAARRCGLVLTVPQHEAKTVEAMDDDAFIALAQERFGWRLGRLSRPGKRHPYAIQRVAARSLISTRAVLVGNAAQTVHPIGAQGFNLGLRDALTLAELLADANDPGAEELLLGYAQRRAPDREGTMAMSHGLVQLACLPQPLLAPLRSLAMLAFDRLPPLQRLMARRGMGFRGEPPKAVLERLP; this comes from the coding sequence ATGACGAACCCACCCTCCCAGGCCGCCGCCCGGCAGCCGGTACTTATTGTTGGCGGCGGACTGGTCGGCGCCAGTCTGGCCATTGCCCTGGATGCCGCGGGCATCGATGCCGTGATGGTCGAAGCCGCCGCGCCGCGCATCGGCGAGCAGCCCAGCTATGACGAGCGCAACCTGGCGCTGGCCCGCGCCACGGTGAACGGCCTCACGGCCATTGGCGTGTGGAAGCACGCCCATGCGCAGGCCACGCCGATCCGGCATATCCATGTCACGCGCGCCGGTGAATTCGGCAGCGTGCAGATGGATGCCCAACGCCATGGCGTCGACGCCATGGGCTGGACCTTGCCTGCGCGGGAACTGGGTGCGGCCCTGTTGCGCCGGCTGGATGAATGCACCCGGCTGCGCCGCCTGGCACCTGCCCGCGTGGAGTCGCTCGAACCGACAGCCGATGGCTGGCGCGCCCGCGTCCACACCGGCGATGGCGTCGTGGAGATCGACACGCCCCTGCTGGTGGGCGCGGACGGCACGGCGTCCTTCGTGCGCGAGCGCCTGGGCATCGAGGTGGAGCGGCTGGACTATCGCCAGACCTTGTTTGTCTGCACGGTGACGCCGGAGCGTGACCACGCGCAGCGGGCGTACGAGCGCTTCGCCGACAACGGCCCAATCGCCCTGCTGCCGTTGGCGGCCCGTCGCTGCGGGCTGGTGCTCACCGTTCCGCAGCACGAGGCCAAGACGGTAGAGGCCATGGATGACGATGCGTTCATTGCGCTGGCGCAGGAGCGGTTCGGTTGGCGCCTGGGGCGCCTGAGCCGGCCGGGCAAGCGACACCCTTATGCCATCCAGCGCGTGGCGGCGCGTTCGCTGATATCGACTCGCGCCGTGCTGGTCGGCAATGCGGCGCAGACGGTGCATCCCATTGGCGCGCAGGGTTTCAACCTGGGCTTGCGCGATGCGCTGACGCTGGCCGAACTGCTGGCGGACGCGAACGATCCCGGTGCCGAAGAACTGCTGCTGGGTTATGCACAGCGACGCGCACCGGATCGCGAGGGCACCATGGCGATGAGTCACGGCCTGGTCCAGCTGGCCTGCCTGCCGCAACCGCTGCTGGCGCCGCTGCGTTCACTGGCCATGCTGGCGTTCGATCGCCTGCCACCATTGCAGCGCCTGATGGCGCGTCGCGGTATGGGTTTCCGTGGCGAACCGCCCAAGGCCGTGCTGGAGCGACTGCCATGA
- a CDS encoding UbiH/UbiF/VisC/COQ6 family ubiquinone biosynthesis hydroxylase, which yields MSMMSSSRSESARRRGPALDVAVVGGGMVGAAGALALARAGFATALVEARAPAPWSPGDDVDLRVVGLAPSSVGLLDELGVWPSIRALRASPYAHMHVWDAATGAAIHFDAASEGRDLLGYIVENNLVQWQLWQALDAAGVRRICPAQVTGYEVLDDRVQLALNGADTDAVPARLLVAADGAASPLRAMAGIETKGRDYAQRGIVAHVQTERPHEGTAWQRFLPTGPLALLPLADGRSSIVWSLPEDEAQRVLALDDEAFLQELGVASDFRLGRIVGATARAAFPLRLQLAETYQADRFVLLGDAAHAVHPLAGQGVNLGLRDVAELRDTLVGARDAGSDIAAAHVLRRYARRRRSADTLDALGFDALARIYAWQASPLLAARGLGVRLIDKLSPVKRRLAEHAAGL from the coding sequence ATGAGCATGATGTCCTCTTCGCGCAGCGAATCGGCGCGCCGCCGTGGTCCGGCCCTCGATGTGGCCGTGGTCGGTGGCGGCATGGTCGGCGCCGCCGGTGCACTGGCGCTGGCGCGTGCCGGCTTTGCCACGGCGCTGGTCGAAGCGCGCGCACCGGCACCCTGGTCGCCGGGCGATGACGTGGACCTGCGCGTCGTGGGCCTGGCTCCTTCATCGGTTGGACTGCTGGATGAGCTGGGCGTGTGGCCGTCCATCCGTGCTTTGCGCGCAAGCCCTTACGCACATATGCATGTGTGGGATGCGGCCACCGGCGCGGCCATCCATTTTGACGCGGCCAGCGAAGGTCGTGACCTGCTCGGCTACATCGTCGAGAACAACCTGGTGCAGTGGCAGCTCTGGCAGGCGCTGGATGCGGCCGGTGTTCGTCGCATCTGCCCCGCGCAGGTCACCGGTTACGAGGTGCTCGATGATCGCGTGCAGCTGGCGTTGAACGGTGCCGATACGGACGCCGTGCCGGCGCGCCTGCTGGTGGCCGCCGACGGCGCCGCATCGCCGCTGCGAGCCATGGCCGGCATCGAAACCAAGGGTCGTGATTACGCCCAGCGCGGCATCGTCGCCCACGTGCAGACCGAGCGTCCGCACGAAGGCACGGCATGGCAGCGCTTCTTGCCTACCGGTCCGCTCGCCTTGCTGCCGCTGGCGGACGGACGCAGCTCCATCGTCTGGTCGCTGCCCGAGGATGAAGCCCAGCGCGTGCTGGCACTGGACGACGAAGCGTTCTTGCAGGAGCTCGGCGTGGCCAGCGATTTCCGCCTGGGTCGCATCGTCGGCGCCACGGCGCGGGCCGCGTTCCCGTTGCGCCTGCAACTGGCGGAAACCTATCAGGCCGATCGCTTCGTGCTGCTGGGCGACGCGGCGCATGCCGTGCATCCGCTGGCGGGGCAGGGCGTAAACCTTGGGTTGCGCGACGTGGCCGAACTACGCGACACCCTGGTCGGTGCGCGCGACGCCGGCAGCGACATCGCTGCAGCCCACGTGTTGCGCCGTTACGCGCGGCGCCGTCGCAGCGCCGACACGCTTGATGCGCTGGGCTTCGATGCGCTGGCGCGCATCTATGCCTGGCAGGCGTCGCCGCTGTTGGCGGCGCGCGGCCTGGGCGTGCGGCTGATCGACAAACTGTCACCCGTCAAACGCAGACTCGCGGAACACGCCGCCGGCCTGTAA
- a CDS encoding dienelactone hydrolase family protein gives MGIARLCSFLLLAGFAVTAQAKMVEKPVEWTQDGTTFHSVLVYDDAVTTKRPGLVMVPNWYGVNDLAIKKAEMVAGKDYVILLTDMYGAKIRPTNDDEARAAIKPLYGDRVLMRKRANMALEQLKAQARNAPIDLGKLAAIGFCFGGTAVLDLARSGADVAAVVSFHGGLQTDDVSLAKNIKARVLVMNGADDKGTMPDADKFMDEMRATKADWQFVVLGNAVHCFTETDQHSAGCAYDERAAKRSYRMMQDWLHGAFTGTP, from the coding sequence ATGGGCATCGCCCGTCTTTGCAGTTTTCTGTTGTTGGCAGGGTTCGCCGTCACCGCACAGGCGAAGATGGTGGAAAAGCCGGTCGAGTGGACGCAGGACGGCACCACCTTCCACAGCGTGCTGGTGTACGACGATGCGGTGACCACCAAGCGCCCCGGCCTGGTGATGGTGCCCAACTGGTACGGCGTGAACGACCTGGCCATCAAGAAGGCGGAAATGGTTGCCGGCAAGGATTACGTGATCCTGCTGACCGACATGTACGGCGCCAAGATCCGCCCCACCAACGACGACGAAGCCAGGGCCGCCATCAAGCCGCTGTACGGCGACCGCGTGCTGATGCGCAAGCGCGCCAACATGGCACTCGAACAGCTCAAGGCACAGGCCAGGAACGCACCCATCGATCTGGGCAAGCTCGCGGCCATCGGCTTCTGCTTCGGCGGCACCGCCGTGCTTGACCTGGCCCGAAGCGGCGCGGACGTCGCCGCCGTGGTGTCGTTCCATGGCGGCCTGCAGACCGACGACGTGTCGCTGGCGAAGAACATCAAGGCGCGCGTGCTGGTGATGAACGGTGCCGACGACAAGGGCACCATGCCCGACGCCGACAAGTTCATGGACGAAATGCGCGCCACCAAGGCCGACTGGCAGTTCGTGGTGCTGGGCAATGCCGTGCATTGCTTCACCGAAACCGACCAGCACAGCGCCGGTTGCGCTTACGATGAGCGCGCCGCCAAGCGCAGCTACCGGATGATGCAGGACTGGCTGCATGGAGCGTTCACGGGCACGCCGTGA
- a CDS encoding polyprenyl synthetase family protein, which produces MTTTQADTRRSADFAAVRGLAAADMHRVDSLIRQRLSSDVVLINQIADHIIAGGGKRLRPMLHVLAANAAGYRGEHHIKLAAVIEFIHTSTLLHDDVVDESDLRRGRKTANALWGNAASVLVGDFLYSRSFQMMVELDDMRVMRILANTTNTIAEGEVLQLLNIGNADVDEASYLNVIERKTAVLFAAATELGGLLGGLPADQCAALRRYGMQLGYAFQIADDLLDYVSDAGTLGKNIGDDLAEGKPTLPLIYALQRADAEQKQSLRHAIEHGGLDSLDRIIAAIRDSGALERTHERAVMHADAARDALNVLPDSPWRDAMATLADYSVQRSF; this is translated from the coding sequence ATGACCACGACCCAAGCCGACACCCGCCGCTCTGCCGACTTCGCCGCCGTCCGAGGGCTTGCCGCCGCAGACATGCACCGGGTCGACTCCCTGATCCGCCAACGCCTGTCGTCCGACGTGGTGCTGATCAACCAGATCGCCGACCACATCATCGCGGGTGGCGGCAAGCGGCTGCGTCCGATGCTGCACGTGCTGGCAGCCAACGCCGCCGGCTACCGTGGCGAGCACCACATCAAGCTGGCGGCCGTCATCGAGTTCATCCACACCTCCACCCTGCTGCACGACGACGTGGTGGACGAGTCGGACCTGCGCCGTGGCCGCAAGACGGCCAACGCGCTGTGGGGCAACGCAGCCAGCGTGCTGGTGGGTGACTTCCTGTACTCGCGTTCGTTCCAGATGATGGTGGAGCTCGACGACATGCGCGTCATGCGCATCCTGGCCAACACCACCAACACCATCGCCGAGGGCGAGGTGCTGCAGTTGCTCAACATCGGCAACGCGGATGTGGACGAGGCGTCCTACCTCAACGTCATCGAGCGCAAGACGGCGGTGCTGTTCGCCGCCGCCACGGAACTGGGCGGACTGCTGGGCGGCTTGCCCGCGGACCAGTGCGCCGCGCTGCGCCGTTACGGCATGCAGCTGGGTTACGCGTTCCAGATCGCCGATGACCTGCTCGATTACGTGTCCGACGCGGGCACGCTGGGCAAGAACATCGGCGACGACCTGGCCGAGGGCAAGCCCACGCTGCCACTGATTTACGCCCTGCAGCGCGCCGATGCCGAACAGAAGCAGTCGCTGCGCCATGCCATCGAACACGGCGGCCTGGATTCGCTGGACCGCATCATTGCGGCCATCCGCGATTCGGGCGCGCTGGAGCGCACCCACGAGCGTGCCGTGATGCATGCCGATGCGGCGCGCGACGCCCTGAACGTGCTGCCCGATTCGCCGTGGCGTGATGCCATGGCAACGCTGGCGGATTATTCGGTGCAGCGCAGCTTCTGA
- a CDS encoding MFS transporter — MSKLSPLERRSALTLACVISLRLFGLFLIMPVFSLYAQRMPDATPWLIGMALGVYGLGQVLLQIPLGLLSDRIGRKPAITLGLLVFAVGGLVAAMAHDLTGIVIGRALQGMGAVAGAGTALAADLTRQENRGKVMGIIGVSIGMAFLLALILGPPLEAIGGLSGLFATTSVLALAALVLLWLIVPTPERATAPASATFAGVLSMLRDGRLLVLNGSVFFLHLLLTASFVGLPLLLADRLHLPANRHWELYLPVMVIAAFVMGGSLHRMRDLAQSLRLIAVCVVATGLGLLGLGLSGNHVAALGVSAAVFFSAFNLLEAALPSLVTQLAPGALRGAAMGAYSTSQFLGAFVGGAVGGIALGRVGTEGVFLCAAALTLLWLPLVLLGSRRIALRAGSTVAPAGASSGA; from the coding sequence GTGAGCAAACTCTCCCCACTCGAGCGACGCAGCGCGCTGACCCTGGCCTGTGTGATCAGCCTGCGGTTGTTCGGCCTGTTCCTGATCATGCCGGTGTTTTCGCTGTATGCGCAGCGCATGCCCGATGCGACGCCCTGGCTGATCGGCATGGCGCTGGGCGTGTATGGGCTGGGGCAGGTGCTGCTGCAGATCCCGCTGGGCCTGTTGTCCGACCGCATCGGTCGCAAGCCCGCGATTACGCTGGGCTTGCTGGTATTTGCCGTGGGCGGACTGGTGGCGGCGATGGCGCACGACCTGACCGGCATCGTGATCGGGCGCGCCCTGCAGGGCATGGGTGCCGTAGCCGGTGCCGGCACCGCGCTGGCCGCCGACCTGACCCGCCAGGAAAACCGCGGCAAGGTCATGGGCATCATCGGCGTCTCGATCGGCATGGCCTTCCTGCTGGCGCTGATCCTGGGGCCGCCGCTGGAGGCCATCGGCGGGCTGTCGGGCTTGTTCGCCACCACCTCGGTGCTGGCCCTGGCCGCACTGGTGTTGCTGTGGCTGATCGTACCCACGCCCGAGCGCGCCACGGCGCCCGCATCGGCGACGTTCGCCGGCGTACTATCGATGTTGCGTGACGGCCGCCTGCTCGTGCTCAACGGCTCGGTGTTCTTTCTGCACCTGCTGTTGACGGCCAGTTTCGTGGGCCTGCCCCTGCTGCTGGCCGACCGGCTACACCTGCCTGCCAACCGCCACTGGGAGCTGTACCTGCCGGTGATGGTGATCGCGGCCTTCGTGATGGGCGGCAGCCTGCATCGCATGCGCGACCTGGCACAGAGCCTGCGCCTGATCGCCGTGTGTGTGGTGGCGACTGGGCTGGGCCTGCTGGGCCTGGGTTTGTCCGGCAACCACGTGGCCGCGTTGGGCGTGTCGGCGGCGGTGTTCTTTTCGGCCTTCAACCTGTTGGAGGCCGCCTTGCCCAGCCTGGTCACCCAGCTGGCGCCTGGCGCATTGCGGGGCGCGGCCATGGGTGCCTATTCCACCAGCCAGTTTCTGGGCGCCTTCGTGGGCGGTGCGGTGGGTGGCATTGCGCTTGGCCGGGTCGGTACGGAGGGCGTTTTCCTCTGCGCGGCGGCGCTGACCTTGCTGTGGCTGCCGCTGGTCCTGCTGGGCAGTCGGCGGATCGCCTTGCGCGCGGGTTCTACCGTCGCGCCGGCCGGGGCATCGAGCGGCGCCTGA
- a CDS encoding DedA family protein/thiosulfate sulfurtransferase GlpE, translating into MAHHIIELIAQYGLLLVFLNVLVEQAGVPVPAVPTMIVAGALASMERLPLTGVIAVALLACLMADYAWYAAGRYFGGGVMRTLCRISLSPDSCVKQSELRFQRWRGGVLLLAKFVPGLSTVAPPLVGAMGLRTAPFILFDGLGSLMWVGMAVSLGYVFANQIDAVLLALANAGSVALMLIGSLLALYILVKWWQRHRLLRALRMARITVQELNDAVTQGHNPAIVDVRSEAARLMDARIIPGALLADVNSVDRIVEVVPLDTELVVYCTCPNEASAAVVAKALMSRGYKRVRPLLGGLDAWDAAGYPVHRTPGTEEDVVPHAA; encoded by the coding sequence ATGGCTCATCACATCATCGAACTCATCGCGCAGTACGGGTTGCTGCTCGTTTTCCTCAACGTGCTCGTCGAGCAGGCGGGTGTTCCCGTGCCTGCCGTACCGACCATGATCGTCGCCGGGGCGCTGGCGTCCATGGAGCGGCTGCCGTTGACCGGGGTGATCGCGGTGGCCTTGCTGGCCTGCCTGATGGCCGACTACGCCTGGTATGCGGCGGGCCGCTACTTCGGTGGTGGCGTCATGCGCACGTTGTGCCGCATTTCCCTTTCTCCCGACTCCTGCGTGAAGCAATCGGAGCTGCGCTTCCAGCGCTGGCGCGGTGGCGTGCTGTTGCTGGCGAAGTTCGTGCCCGGCCTGTCCACCGTGGCGCCGCCGCTGGTCGGCGCGATGGGCCTGCGCACCGCGCCCTTCATCCTGTTCGACGGCCTGGGCTCGCTCATGTGGGTGGGCATGGCGGTAAGCCTGGGCTACGTGTTCGCCAACCAGATCGATGCCGTACTGCTCGCGCTGGCCAACGCGGGCAGCGTGGCCCTCATGCTGATCGGCAGCCTGCTGGCGCTCTACATCTTGGTCAAATGGTGGCAGCGCCATCGCCTGCTGCGTGCGTTGCGCATGGCGCGCATCACCGTGCAGGAACTCAACGACGCCGTGACCCAAGGGCATAACCCGGCCATTGTCGACGTGCGTTCGGAAGCGGCCCGGCTGATGGACGCACGCATCATCCCGGGCGCGCTGCTGGCCGACGTGAACAGCGTGGACCGCATCGTTGAAGTCGTCCCGCTGGATACGGAACTGGTGGTGTACTGCACTTGCCCGAACGAAGCCTCCGCCGCAGTGGTGGCCAAGGCGCTGATGTCGCGCGGCTACAAGCGCGTGCGGCCGCTGCTGGGTGGCCTGGATGCATGGGATGCGGCGGGTTATCCCGTGCATCGCACGCCGGGGACGGAAGAGGACGTCGTTCCGCACGCAGCCTGA
- the kdpF gene encoding K(+)-transporting ATPase subunit F yields the protein MNALYFVAAVIAVALTGYLCVALLKPEWFE from the coding sequence ATGAACGCGTTGTATTTCGTGGCTGCCGTGATCGCGGTGGCCCTGACGGGCTACCTGTGCGTAGCGCTGCTGAAACCGGAGTGGTTCGAATGA
- the kdpA gene encoding potassium-transporting ATPase subunit KdpA produces MTSFDFFQVVLFLAVLLLLIKPVGAYMALAFADTPNGVNRIGGRLEHLLYRLAGVRTDDQMGWKRYAVAMLVFNMAGLFLLYALQRVQQWLPLNPQHFDALSPDLAMNTAISFVSNTNWQAYGGESTMSYLTQMVGLAVQNFLSAATGIAVLLAVIRGFTRRSANSVGNFWVDMTRSTLYVLVPFSLVIALLLSSQGVVQNFKAYVDVPLVQHTTAVETMKDAAGNTVKDAAGKDVTRTSVVTTQTLPMGPAASQIAIKQLGTNGGGFFNANSAHPYENPTPLSNFIEMLAIFLIPGGLCYTFGSMVGDRRQGWAILATMLLIFVPLALGAIAAEQAGNPALHGLAVDQQASALQAGGNMEGKETRFGIAASGLFTTITTAASCGAVNNMHDSLTPLGGLVPMWLMQLGEVVFGGVGCGLYGMLAFAVVAVFIAGLMVGRTPEYLGKKIEAHEMKMASLAVLVPCALVVICTAIAVMTPAGAASVGNPGAHSFSEILYAVSSASNNNGSAFGGLSANTPFWNVLLGVCMYLSRFLLAIAMLAMAGSLAAKRQVPPSAGTLPTHTPLFVTLLACVVIVVGALTFLPALALGPIAEFLMSVR; encoded by the coding sequence ATGACCAGCTTCGACTTTTTCCAGGTTGTGCTCTTCCTCGCCGTGCTGCTGTTGCTGATCAAGCCCGTGGGCGCTTACATGGCGCTCGCCTTCGCTGATACGCCCAATGGCGTGAACCGCATCGGCGGCAGGCTGGAGCATCTGCTCTATCGCCTCGCCGGCGTGCGCACCGATGACCAGATGGGCTGGAAGCGCTACGCCGTCGCCATGCTGGTGTTCAACATGGCCGGCCTGTTCCTGCTGTATGCCTTGCAGCGCGTGCAACAGTGGCTGCCGCTGAACCCGCAGCACTTCGACGCGCTGTCGCCGGACCTGGCCATGAACACGGCCATCAGCTTCGTGAGCAACACCAACTGGCAGGCCTACGGTGGCGAAAGCACCATGAGCTACCTGACCCAGATGGTGGGCCTGGCCGTGCAGAACTTCCTTTCGGCGGCCACCGGCATCGCCGTGCTGCTGGCGGTGATTCGCGGCTTCACGCGCCGCAGCGCCAACAGCGTGGGCAACTTCTGGGTGGACATGACGCGCAGCACGCTTTACGTGCTGGTGCCGTTCTCCCTGGTGATCGCCTTGCTGCTTTCCTCGCAGGGCGTGGTGCAGAACTTCAAGGCTTACGTCGATGTGCCGCTGGTGCAGCACACCACCGCGGTGGAGACGATGAAGGATGCGGCCGGCAACACCGTGAAGGATGCCGCTGGCAAGGACGTCACCAGGACCAGCGTGGTCACCACGCAGACCCTGCCGATGGGCCCGGCCGCGTCGCAGATCGCGATCAAGCAGCTGGGCACCAACGGTGGCGGCTTCTTCAACGCGAACTCGGCACATCCGTACGAGAATCCCACGCCGCTCAGCAACTTCATCGAGATGCTGGCGATCTTCCTGATCCCCGGCGGCCTCTGCTACACGTTCGGCAGCATGGTGGGCGACCGGCGTCAGGGCTGGGCGATCCTCGCCACCATGCTGTTGATCTTCGTGCCGCTCGCCTTGGGCGCCATCGCCGCCGAGCAGGCGGGCAACCCGGCGCTGCATGGACTGGCGGTGGATCAGCAGGCATCCGCGCTGCAGGCCGGCGGCAACATGGAAGGCAAGGAAACGCGCTTCGGCATCGCTGCCAGCGGCCTGTTCACCACCATCACCACTGCCGCGTCGTGTGGTGCCGTCAACAACATGCACGACTCGCTCACGCCGCTGGGTGGCCTGGTGCCGATGTGGCTGATGCAGCTGGGCGAAGTGGTGTTCGGCGGCGTCGGTTGCGGCCTGTACGGCATGCTTGCGTTTGCCGTGGTCGCGGTGTTCATCGCGGGCCTGATGGTGGGCCGCACACCGGAGTACCTGGGCAAGAAGATCGAAGCGCACGAAATGAAGATGGCCAGTCTCGCCGTGCTGGTGCCGTGTGCGCTGGTGGTGATCTGTACCGCCATCGCCGTGATGACGCCTGCCGGTGCGGCAAGCGTGGGCAATCCCGGTGCGCACAGCTTCAGCGAGATCCTGTACGCGGTGTCGTCGGCGTCGAACAACAACGGCAGCGCTTTCGGTGGTCTCTCGGCCAACACGCCATTCTGGAACGTGCTGCTGGGCGTGTGCATGTACCTGTCTCGCTTCCTGCTGGCCATCGCCATGCTCGCCATGGCCGGTTCGCTGGCGGCCAAGCGCCAGGTGCCGCCGTCGGCCGGCACGCTGCCCACGCATACGCCGCTGTTCGTCACTTTGCTTGCCTGCGTGGTGATCGTGGTGGGTGCGCTTACCTTCCTGCCCGCGCTGGCACTTGGTCCGATCGCCGAATTCCTGATGTCGGTGCGCTGA